A window of the Streptomyces sp. NBC_01351 genome harbors these coding sequences:
- the rplX gene encoding 50S ribosomal protein L24, protein MKIKKGDLVQVITGKDKGKQGKVIVAFPADNRVLVEGVNRVKKHTKAAQNQAGGIVITEAPVHVSNVQLVVEKDGKKVVTRVGYRFDDEGNKIRVAKRTGEDI, encoded by the coding sequence ATGAAGATCAAGAAGGGCGACCTGGTTCAGGTCATCACCGGTAAGGACAAGGGCAAGCAGGGCAAGGTCATCGTCGCCTTCCCCGCTGACAACCGCGTCCTCGTCGAGGGTGTCAACCGGGTCAAGAAGCACACCAAGGCTGCGCAGAACCAGGCCGGTGGCATTGTGATCACCGAGGCCCCGGTCCACGTCAGCAACGTTCAGCTGGTTGTGGAGAAGGACGGCAAGAAGGTCGTCACCCGCGTCGGCTACCGCTTCGACGACGAGGGCAACAAGATCCGCGTTGCCAAGCGGACGGGTGAGGACATCTGA
- the rplN gene encoding 50S ribosomal protein L14, producing the protein MIQQESRLRIADNTGAKEILCIRVLGGSGRRYAGIGDVIVATVKDAIPGGNVKKGDVVKAVIVRTVKERRRQDGSYIRFDENAAVILKNDGDPRGTRIFGPVGRELREKKFMKIISLAPEVL; encoded by the coding sequence GTGATCCAGCAGGAGTCGCGACTGCGTATCGCCGACAACACTGGTGCCAAGGAAATCCTTTGCATCCGTGTTCTCGGTGGTTCCGGTCGCCGCTACGCGGGCATCGGTGACGTCATCGTCGCCACCGTCAAGGACGCGATCCCCGGTGGCAACGTGAAGAAGGGTGACGTCGTCAAGGCGGTCATCGTTCGCACCGTCAAGGAGCGTCGCCGCCAGGACGGCTCGTACATCCGCTTTGACGAGAACGCCGCCGTCATTCTGAAGAACGACGGCGACCCTCGCGGCACCCGTATCTTCGGCCCGGTGGGCCGTGAGCTGCGCGAGAAGAAGTTCATGAAGATCATCTCGCTCGCGCCGGAGGTGCTGTAA
- the rpsQ gene encoding 30S ribosomal protein S17, with protein MSENNVTEKTERGFRKTREGLVVSDKMDKTVVVAVEDRVKHALYGKVIRRTNKLKAHDEQNAAGVGDRVLIMETRPLSASKRWRIVEILEKAK; from the coding sequence ATGAGCGAGAACAACGTGACTGAGAAGACCGAGCGCGGTTTCCGCAAGACCCGTGAGGGTCTGGTCGTCAGCGACAAGATGGACAAGACCGTCGTCGTCGCCGTCGAGGACCGCGTGAAGCACGCCCTGTACGGCAAGGTCATCCGCCGTACGAACAAGCTCAAGGCGCACGACGAGCAGAACGCTGCCGGCGTCGGCGACCGCGTCCTCATCATGGAGACGCGTCCGCTGTCGGCGAGCAAGCGCTGGCGCATCGTCGAGATCCTCGAGAAGGCCAAGTAA
- the rpmC gene encoding 50S ribosomal protein L29 codes for MATGTKASELRELGNEELVGKLREAKEELFKLRFQAATGQLENNGRLKSVRKDIARIYTLMHERELGIETVESA; via the coding sequence ATGGCGACGGGAACCAAGGCGTCCGAGCTGCGTGAGCTCGGCAACGAGGAGCTCGTTGGCAAGCTGCGCGAGGCCAAGGAGGAGCTGTTCAAGCTCCGCTTCCAGGCGGCCACGGGTCAGCTGGAGAACAACGGCCGGCTCAAGTCCGTCCGTAAGGACATCGCTCGCATCTACACCCTGATGCACGAGCGTGAGCTCGGTATCGAGACGGTGGAGAGCGCCTGA
- the rplP gene encoding 50S ribosomal protein L16, translating into MLIPRRVKHRKQHHPKRRGMAKGGTEVSFGEYGIQALTPAYVTNRQIEAARIAMTRHIKRGGKVWINIYPDRPLTKKPAETRMGSGKGSPEWWIANVHPGRVMFELSYPNEKIAREALTRAAHKLPMKCRIVRREAGES; encoded by the coding sequence ATGCTGATCCCTCGTAGGGTCAAGCACCGTAAGCAGCACCACCCGAAGCGCCGCGGTATGGCCAAGGGCGGTACTGAGGTCTCGTTCGGCGAGTACGGCATCCAGGCGCTCACCCCCGCCTACGTCACGAACCGCCAGATCGAGGCGGCTCGTATTGCGATGACCCGTCACATCAAGCGTGGCGGCAAGGTCTGGATCAATATCTACCCGGACCGCCCGCTCACCAAGAAGCCTGCCGAGACCCGCATGGGTTCCGGTAAGGGTTCTCCCGAGTGGTGGATCGCCAACGTGCACCCGGGTCGGGTCATGTTCGAGCTGTCCTACCCGAACGAGAAGATTGCTCGTGAGGCGCTCACCCGCGCTGCTCACAAGCTTCCGATGAAGTGCCGGATTGTTCGGCGCGAGGCAGGTGAGTCGTGA
- the rpsC gene encoding 30S ribosomal protein S3, whose amino-acid sequence MGQKVNPHGFRLGITTDFKSRWYADKLYKDYVKEDVAIRRMMTSGMERAGISKVEIERTRDRVRVDIHTARPGIVIGRRGAEADRIRGDLEKLTGKQVQLNILEVKNPEVDAQLVAQAVAEQLSSRVSFRRAMRKSMQGTMKAGAKGIKIQCGGRLGGAEMSRSEFYREGRVPLHTLRANVDYGFFEAKTTFGRIGVKVWIYKGDVKNIAEVRAENAAARAGNRPARGAQGAGDRPAGRGGRGGERGGRGGRKPQQAAGAEAPKADAPAAAPAESTGTEA is encoded by the coding sequence ATGGGCCAGAAGGTAAACCCGCACGGGTTCCGGCTCGGCATCACCACCGACTTCAAGTCGCGTTGGTACGCCGACAAGCTGTACAAGGACTACGTCAAGGAAGACGTCGCCATCCGCAGGATGATGACGTCCGGCATGGAGCGCGCCGGCATCTCGAAGGTTGAGATCGAGCGCACCCGTGACCGCGTGCGTGTGGACATCCACACCGCTCGTCCGGGCATCGTCATCGGCCGCCGTGGCGCCGAGGCCGACCGCATCCGCGGTGACCTCGAGAAGCTCACGGGCAAGCAGGTCCAGCTGAACATCCTCGAGGTCAAGAACCCCGAGGTCGACGCTCAGCTGGTTGCCCAGGCCGTTGCCGAGCAGCTCTCCTCCCGCGTCTCCTTCCGTCGCGCCATGCGTAAGAGCATGCAGGGCACGATGAAGGCCGGCGCCAAGGGCATCAAGATCCAGTGTGGCGGTCGCCTCGGCGGCGCCGAGATGTCCCGCTCCGAGTTCTACCGCGAGGGTCGTGTGCCGCTGCACACGCTGCGCGCGAACGTGGACTACGGCTTCTTCGAGGCCAAGACCACCTTCGGCCGTATCGGTGTGAAGGTCTGGATCTACAAGGGCGACGTCAAGAACATCGCCGAGGTTCGCGCCGAGAACGCTGCGGCCCGTGCGGGTAACCGCCCGGCCCGTGGCGCGCAGGGCGCTGGCGACCGTCCCGCCGGCCGTGGTGGCCGTGGTGGCGAGCGCGGCGGCCGTGGTGGCCGCAAGCCGCAGCAGGCTGCTGGTGCCGAGGCCCCCAAGGCCGACGCTCCCGCCGCCGCTCCGGCTGAGAGCACCGGAACGGAGGCCTGA
- the rplV gene encoding 50S ribosomal protein L22 — protein MEARAQARYIRVTPMKARRVVDLIRGMDATEAQAVLRFAPQAASVPVGKVLDSAIANAAHNYNHPDASTLVISEAFVDEGPTLKRFRPRAQGRAYRIRKRTSHITVVVSSKEGSR, from the coding sequence ATGGAAGCCAGGGCCCAGGCGCGGTACATCCGCGTCACGCCCATGAAGGCCCGCCGAGTGGTGGACCTTATCCGTGGCATGGATGCCACGGAGGCTCAGGCGGTCCTGCGTTTCGCCCCGCAGGCCGCGAGCGTGCCGGTTGGCAAGGTGCTGGACAGCGCCATTGCCAATGCCGCACACAACTACAACCACCCGGACGCCTCCACGCTGGTCATCAGCGAGGCGTTCGTGGACGAGGGCCCGACCCTGAAGCGGTTCCGTCCGCGTGCGCAGGGCCGTGCCTACCGGATCCGCAAGCGGACCAGCCACATCACCGTGGTCGTCAGCAGCAAGGAAGGTTCCCGGTAA
- the rpsS gene encoding 30S ribosomal protein S19: MPRSLKKGPFVDDHLVKKVDVQNEAGTKNVIKTWSRRSMIIPSMLGHTIAVHNGKTHVPVFVTESMVGHKLGEFSPTRTFRGHVKDDRKSKRR; encoded by the coding sequence ATGCCGCGCAGTCTCAAGAAGGGGCCCTTCGTCGACGACCACCTCGTAAAGAAGGTGGACGTCCAGAACGAAGCCGGCACCAAGAACGTCATCAAGACCTGGTCCCGTCGCTCGATGATCATCCCCAGCATGCTGGGTCACACCATCGCGGTGCACAACGGCAAGACCCACGTCCCGGTGTTCGTCACCGAGTCGATGGTCGGCCACAAGCTCGGCGAGTTCTCGCCGACTCGCACCTTCCGCGGCCACGTCAAGGACGACCGGAAGTCGAAGCGCCGCTAA
- the rplB gene encoding 50S ribosomal protein L2, with translation MGIRKYKPTTPGRRGSSVADFVEITRSTPEKSLVRPLHSKGGRNNTGRITVRHQGGGHKRAYRVIDFRRHDKDGVPAKVAHIEYDPNRTARIALLHYADGEKRYIIAPKNLKQGDRIENGPTADIKPGNNLALRNIPVGTTIHAIELRPGGGAKFARSAGASVQLLAKEGTMAHLRMPSGEIRLVDARCRATVGEVGNAEQSNINWGKAGRMRWKGVRPSVRGVAMNPVDHPHGGGEGKTSGGRHPVSPWGQKEGRTRSPKKASSKYIVRRRKTNKKR, from the coding sequence ATGGGTATCCGCAAGTACAAGCCGACGACCCCGGGCCGTCGTGGCTCCAGCGTCGCCGACTTTGTCGAGATCACGCGGTCCACGCCGGAGAAGTCGCTGGTCCGCCCCCTGCACAGCAAGGGCGGCCGTAACAACACCGGTCGGATCACGGTTCGACACCAGGGTGGCGGCCACAAGCGCGCCTACCGTGTGATCGACTTCCGTCGTCACGACAAGGACGGCGTGCCGGCCAAGGTCGCGCACATCGAGTACGACCCCAACCGCACTGCGCGCATCGCGCTCCTGCACTACGCCGACGGTGAGAAGCGCTACATCATCGCGCCGAAGAACCTGAAGCAGGGCGACCGGATTGAGAACGGCCCCACGGCCGACATCAAGCCCGGCAACAACCTGGCGCTCCGCAACATCCCGGTCGGTACCACGATCCACGCGATCGAGCTCCGTCCCGGTGGCGGCGCCAAGTTCGCCCGCTCCGCTGGTGCCTCCGTGCAGCTGCTGGCGAAGGAGGGCACCATGGCCCACCTTCGTATGCCGTCCGGTGAGATCCGTCTCGTCGACGCGCGCTGCCGCGCCACCGTCGGTGAGGTCGGCAACGCCGAGCAGTCGAACATCAACTGGGGCAAGGCCGGCCGCATGCGCTGGAAGGGCGTTCGCCCGTCCGTCCGCGGTGTCGCGATGAACCCGGTTGACCACCCGCACGGTGGTGGTGAGGGCAAGACCAGTGGTGGTCGCCACCCGGTCTCCCCGTGGGGTCAGAAGGAGGGTCGTACTCGCTCGCCGAAGAAGGCTTCGAGCAAGTACATCGTCCGCCGCCGCAAGACGAACAAGAAGCGCTAG
- the rplW gene encoding 50S ribosomal protein L23 — protein sequence MSEATVTSKTFTDPRDLLIKPVVSEKSYALLDENKYTFIVAPGSNKTQIKQAVEAVFGVKVTGVNTINRQGKRKRTKTGFGKRADTKRAIVTLAEGDRIDIFGGQAS from the coding sequence ATGTCTGAGGCGACCGTTACCAGCAAGACCTTCACTGACCCGCGCGACCTGCTGATCAAGCCGGTTGTCTCGGAGAAGAGCTACGCGCTGCTGGACGAGAACAAGTACACGTTCATCGTCGCGCCCGGCTCCAACAAGACCCAGATCAAGCAGGCCGTCGAGGCGGTCTTCGGGGTCAAGGTCACCGGGGTCAACACGATCAACCGTCAGGGTAAGCGCAAGCGCACCAAGACCGGTTTCGGCAAGCGCGCTGACACCAAGCGCGCCATCGTGACCCTCGCTGAGGGCGACCGAATCGACATCTTCGGCGGCCAGGCCTCCTAA